A section of the Drosophila sechellia strain sech25 chromosome 3L, ASM438219v1, whole genome shotgun sequence genome encodes:
- the LOC6610456 gene encoding regulation of nuclear pre-mRNA domain-containing protein 1B — MSAFTDSALLKKLAELNSSQQSIQTLSLWLIHHRKHSAAIVRTWQRELENVPEPKKLTFMYLANDVIQNSKKKGPEYGKEYSLVLGKVFAHIGEKCRSDKLLGSLGRILNIWLERGVYDPKTIADWRSRLHKEAPGSSSSSNGKTNGDSEKPEKEKDHGASSKPEKSERREKRKHEDRHSKSKRSRHHVQGSSSNSAPAVEEVVSAEPENGHTPPYLPLGEPPEPEELIRALTSIENSASSDAVVRERIAKLPQEISEISCISKLEDKDKAKELAIQVNEAVDLLNDYNARLAAEMEERSKLATMLRDFQAEQKELLSQAEQRLDEHKKKLAKMLGLQKEIHDHLSNLPDLTRLPDVTGGLAPLPSAGDLFNALH; from the exons atgTCGGCCTTTACGGATTCGGCGCTCCTCAAGAAGCTGGCCGAGCTAAACAGCAGCCAGCAGAGCATCCAGACGCTCTCCCTGTGGCTAATTCACCACCGCAAACATAGCGCAGCGATTGTAAGGACCTGGCAGCGGGAGCTGGAGAACG TGCCGGAGCCCAAGAAGCTGACCTTCATGTACCTGGCCAACGACGTGATTCAGAACAGCAAGAAGAAGGGCCCGGAGTACGGCAAGGAGTACAGCCTTGTACTGGGCAAGGTGTTCGCCCACATTGGCGAGAAATGCAGATCGGACAAGTTGCTTGGCAGCCTGGGAAGGATCCTGAACATCTGGCTTGAGCGGGGCGTCTACGATCCCAAGACCATTGCCGACTGGAGGTCGCGATTACACAAGGAGGCTCCtggcagcagctccagcagcaatGGCAAGACCAATGGCGACAGTGAGAAGCCCGAGAAGGAGAAGGATCACGGCGCCAGCAGCAAGCCCGAGAAATCCGAGCGCCGAGAGAAGCGCAAGCACGAGGATCGCCACTCAAAGTCCAAACGCTCGCGCCATCACGTCCAAGGCAGCAGCTCGAATTCAGCTCCTGCGGTGGAGGAAGTAGTTTCTGCGGAACCGGAGAACGGCCACACGCCACCCTACTTACCTTTGGGCGAGCCCCCAGAGCCAGAAGAGCTCATCAGGGCCCTGACCAGCATCGAAAACTCAGCATCCAGCGATGCCGTGGTGCGCGAGCGTATCGCCAAGCTGCCTCAGGAAATATCCGAGATAAGCTGCATCAGCAAGCTGGAGGATAAGGACAAGGCCAAGGAACTGGCCATACAG GTGAACGAAGCTGTGGATCTGCTGAACGACTACAATGCTCGGTTGGCGGCGGAGATGGAGGAGCGCTCCAAGTTGGCCACCATGCTGCGAGATTTTCAAGCGGAGCAGAAGGAACTTCTCTCCCAGGCTGAGCAACGCCTCGAT GAACACAAAAAGAAGCTGGCCAAGATGTTGGGTCTGCAGAAGGAGATCCACGACCACCTCTCCAACCTGCCCGACCTGACCCGACTGCCGGATGTGACTGGCGGACTGGCGCCCCTGCCCTCCGCTGGCGATCTCTTTAACGCCCTGCATTGA